One stretch of bacterium DNA includes these proteins:
- a CDS encoding NCS2 family permease, which translates to VGLFFIVMLFFNPIISIVPPQATSPALIIVAAFMLKNMSKVEWADWTEALPAVVACLAIPLTYSISNGLALGFILYPVLKIITGRWREANWLVYVLGALFVLKFILISN; encoded by the coding sequence GGTCGGCCTCTTCTTCATCGTCATGCTCTTCTTCAACCCGATCATCTCAATCGTGCCGCCGCAGGCCACTTCTCCCGCGCTCATAATCGTGGCCGCGTTCATGCTCAAGAACATGTCCAAGGTCGAATGGGCGGACTGGACCGAGGCGCTGCCCGCCGTGGTCGCCTGCCTCGCGATACCGCTCACGTACTCGATATCCAACGGGCTCGCGCTCGGCTTCATACTCTATCCCGTTCTCAAGATAATCACGGGGCGGTGGCGCGAGGCGAACTGGCTGGTCTACGTGCTCGGCGCGCTGTTCGTGCTCAAGTTCATACTGATCTCTAA